Proteins co-encoded in one Setaria viridis chromosome 9, Setaria_viridis_v4.0, whole genome shotgun sequence genomic window:
- the LOC117837932 gene encoding large ribosomal subunit protein uL4z: protein MAAAARPLVSVKALEGDMATDSAGTALPDVLRAPIRPDIVRFVHKLQSCNSRQPYAVSRRAGHQTSAESWGTGRAVSRIPRVPGGGTHRAGQGAFGNMCRGGRMFAPTKIWRRWHRRVNVHLRRVAVASALAATAVPSLVLARGHRVESVPELPLVVSDSAESIEKTAQAIKILKQLGAYADAEKAKDSVGIRPGKGKMRNRRYINRKGPLIVYGTEGSKIVKAFRNLPGVDVANVERLNLLDLAPGGHLGRFVIWTESAFKKLDEVYGTFETPSAKKKGFVLPRPKMANADLSRLINSDEVQSVVKPINKLVKRREARKNPLKNMAAVLKLNPYLGTARKMAALAEAARVKARKEKLDSKRTKLSPEEASKVKAAGKAWYKTMISDSDYTEFENFTKWLGVTQ from the coding sequence atggccgccgccgcgcgtccCCTGGTCTCCGTCAAGGCCCTGGAGGGCGACATGGCCACGGACTCTGCCGGCACCGCGCTGCCGGACGTCCTCCGCGCGCCGATCCGCCCCGACATCGTCCGCTTCGTCCACAAGCTCCAGTCCTGCAACAGCCGCCAGCCCTACGCGGTGTCTCGACGCGCCGGCCACCAGACCTCCGCGGAGTCCTGGGGGACGGGGCGTGCGGTGTCCCGTATCCCCCGTGTTCCCGGCGGCGGTACCCACCGCGCCGGCCAGGGAGCCTTCGGCAACATGTGCCGTGGCGGACGCATGTTCGCGCCCACCAAGATCTGGCGCCGCTGGCATCGTCGCGTCAACGTTCAcctccgccgcgtcgccgtcgcctccgccctcgccgccaccgccgttccATCCCTCGTCCTCGCCCGCGGCCACCGCGTGGAGTCCGTCCCCGAGCTCCCGCTCGTGGTCTCCGACTCCGCCGAGTCCATCGAGAAGACAGCCCAGGCCATCAAGATCCTCAAGCAGCTCGGTGCCTACGCTGATGCTGAGAAGGCCAAGGACTCCGTTGGCATCCGCcccggcaagggaaagatgcgcAACCGTCGCTACATCAACCGCAAGGGACCCCTCATTGTCTACGGCACGGAGGGCTCCAAGATCGTCAAGGCTTTCCGCAACCTCCCTGGTGTTGATGTTGCCAATGTCGAGCGCCTCAACCTGCTTGACCTCGCCCCTGGTGGCCACCTTGGCCGGTTCGTGATCTGGACCGAGAGCGCGTTCAAGAAGTTGGATGAGGTGTACGGTACCTTCGAGACGCCTTCGGCCAAGAAGAAGGGCTTCGTGCTCCCTAGGCCTAAGATGGCCAACGCTGACCTGTCCAGGCTCATCAACTCTGATGAGGTGCAGTCGGTCGTGAAGCCCATCAACAAGTTGGTGAAGCGCAGGGAGGCTAGGAAGAACCCGCTGAAGAACATGGCCGCTGTGCTCAAGCTGAACCCATACTTGGGGACTGCGCGTAAGATGGCAGCTCTTGCCGAGGCAGCGCGTGTCAAGGCCAGGAAGGAGAAGCTTGACTCCAAGAGGACCAAGCTCAGCCCA